The Coleofasciculaceae cyanobacterium genome window below encodes:
- a CDS encoding haloacid dehalogenase-like hydrolase, which yields MTTATKPFANRLAVVFDFDLTLAPDTFAVLLEDLGLDVNAFKQERVKPLINEGWDKYIVRAYCLVKESKQRPGEDKITKQRLAKVGKNLKPYQGVPEMFDRLRQCARDLISDVEVEFYLITGGFIEIAQNTSISSNFNAMWGSQFHYGEDGEIKFIKQQMTNTEKTSYLYYLSKGIDGDKAKDLMYAYDNVDRDKLRIPLTQVVYVGDGASDAPCFAVVNQGNGVGIGLYKESDPERWSQQDKIDVNQRVGNIASPDYSENSELMQSLTLAVEGICKQIALRRLSIGE from the coding sequence ATGACCACTGCCACTAAACCATTTGCTAATCGTCTTGCTGTTGTTTTCGATTTCGATCTAACTCTAGCACCAGATACCTTTGCTGTTTTACTAGAAGATCTGGGTTTAGATGTTAATGCTTTTAAACAGGAAAGAGTTAAGCCTTTAATAAATGAGGGTTGGGACAAGTATATCGTCAGAGCCTATTGTTTGGTAAAAGAATCAAAACAACGTCCAGGTGAAGACAAGATTACTAAACAAAGGCTAGCCAAAGTAGGCAAAAATTTAAAGCCTTATCAGGGCGTACCAGAAATGTTCGACCGTCTTCGTCAGTGTGCCAGAGATTTGATTTCGGATGTGGAGGTCGAGTTTTATCTAATTACTGGTGGTTTTATTGAAATAGCACAAAATACTTCTATTTCCAGTAACTTTAATGCGATGTGGGGTAGTCAATTTCATTATGGAGAAGATGGGGAAATAAAGTTTATCAAGCAGCAAATGACCAATACCGAAAAAACCAGCTACCTTTACTATCTTTCTAAAGGGATCGATGGCGACAAAGCCAAAGATTTGATGTACGCCTATGACAATGTAGATCGAGATAAATTACGTATTCCTTTGACACAAGTAGTATATGTCGGTGATGGTGCTTCCGATGCTCCCTGTTTCGCGGTGGTAAATCAAGGTAACGGTGTGGGTATTGGTTTGTATAAAGAAAGTGACCCTGAAAGATGGTCACAACAGGACAAAATAGATGTTAATCAAAGAGTAGGAAACATAGCATCGCCCGATTATAGCGAAAATTCAGAATTAATGCAGTCTTTAACTTTAGCTGTTGAAGGTATCTGCAAGCAAATTGCTTTACGCCGGTTGAGTATAGGGGAATAA
- a CDS encoding SPFH domain-containing protein, whose protein sequence is MGQFLTLILLLLGSTTLAGSVKIVKEKEEYLIESLGSYKRKLEPGLNFVTPFIDKVVYKGNVKERVLDIPAQSCITRDNVSITVDAVVYWRIMDMYKAFYKVENLRDAMVNLVLTQIRSEMGTLELDQTFTARTEINEILLRELDIATDPWGVKVTRVELRDIMPSKAVQDSMELQMAAERQKRANILTSEGHRDSAINSAQGDAQARLLQAEAAKQAAILAAEAEQQAIILKAQGERQEQILRAEATAEAMRIVSEKLKTDPDAHEALQFLLAQNYLEMGKEIGNSESSKVMFMDPRSMISTIEGVQSVISQNNNNGSQKPQMPVELDIKKIERDFKR, encoded by the coding sequence ATGGGTCAGTTTTTAACCCTAATCCTACTATTATTAGGTTCTACTACGTTAGCAGGATCGGTCAAAATTGTTAAAGAAAAAGAAGAATATTTAATCGAAAGTTTAGGTAGTTATAAAAGGAAATTAGAGCCAGGTTTAAATTTTGTTACCCCTTTTATTGATAAAGTGGTCTACAAAGGCAATGTTAAAGAAAGGGTTCTAGATATTCCTGCTCAGTCTTGTATTACCCGCGACAATGTAAGCATTACCGTTGATGCCGTAGTCTACTGGCGCATCATGGATATGTACAAGGCTTTTTATAAGGTAGAAAACCTGCGAGATGCGATGGTAAATTTAGTTTTGACTCAAATTCGCTCAGAAATGGGTACATTAGAACTCGACCAAACTTTTACTGCTCGTACCGAAATTAATGAAATTCTGTTGCGGGAATTAGATATTGCTACCGATCCTTGGGGGGTAAAGGTAACCAGGGTAGAATTAAGAGATATTATGCCTTCCAAAGCTGTACAGGATTCAATGGAATTGCAGATGGCGGCGGAAAGACAAAAGCGAGCTAATATTTTAACTTCTGAAGGGCATCGAGATTCAGCGATTAATTCGGCTCAGGGAGATGCTCAAGCTAGATTATTACAGGCGGAAGCAGCTAAACAAGCCGCTATTTTAGCTGCCGAAGCAGAGCAGCAGGCAATCATTCTCAAAGCGCAGGGTGAGCGTCAAGAACAAATCCTCAGAGCAGAAGCAACTGCCGAAGCCATGCGCATTGTGAGCGAAAAGCTCAAAACCGATCCTGATGCCCACGAAGCTTTACAGTTTTTATTGGCACAAAACTATCTAGAAATGGGCAAAGAAATTGGCAACAGCGAAAGCAGCAAGGTGATGTTTATGGATCCTCGCAGCATGATTTCTACTATTGAAGGAGTGCAGTCGGTAATTTCTCAAAATAATAATAACGGTAGTCAGAAACCACAAATGCCTGTGGAATTAGACATTAAGAAAATCGAGCGCGACTTTAAACGCTAG
- a CDS encoding transcriptional repressor translates to MKTQRTRSQERIMTVLQSLKLSISAQDLYIELRKRQQDMGLATVYRSLEALKLQGEVQVRTLANGESVYSLIKSDRHHLTCVNCGTSIPIDECPVHDLEQQLEKSHTFKVYYHTLEFFGLCQKCH, encoded by the coding sequence ATGAAAACGCAACGTACCCGTTCTCAAGAGCGAATTATGACAGTACTCCAAAGTCTTAAGCTTTCTATTTCGGCTCAGGATCTTTATATTGAACTACGTAAGCGCCAACAAGATATGGGTTTGGCCACGGTCTATCGTTCTCTAGAAGCCTTAAAACTTCAGGGAGAAGTTCAAGTACGTACCTTAGCCAATGGCGAATCTGTCTATAGTTTAATTAAAAGCGATCGCCATCATCTTACCTGCGTTAACTGCGGTACGTCTATTCCAATTGATGAGTGTCCCGTACACGATCTAGAACAGCAGTTGGAAAAGTCTCATACATTCAAGGTTTATTATCATACCCTCGAGTTTTTTGGTTTGTGCCAGAAGTGCCATTAA
- the purS gene encoding phosphoribosylformylglycinamidine synthase subunit PurS, whose amino-acid sequence MATKYHARIYVTLRSSVLDPAGTAVESGLKQMGYTEVESVRIGKYIEMQLTAANEDLAKQHLDEMCDRLLANTVIENYCFELTELATA is encoded by the coding sequence ATGGCTACCAAATATCACGCTCGTATTTATGTTACCCTTCGTTCTTCAGTATTAGATCCAGCAGGTACGGCGGTAGAATCGGGACTCAAGCAAATGGGATATACCGAAGTAGAGTCGGTCAGAATTGGTAAATATATTGAAATGCAGTTAACCGCAGCCAACGAAGATCTCGCCAAACAGCATCTAGATGAAATGTGCGATCGCCTATTGGCAAATACGGTAATTGAAAATTACTGCTTTGAATTAACTGAATTGGCTACAGCATAA
- the purQ gene encoding phosphoribosylformylglycinamidine synthase subunit PurQ has product MKFGVIVFPGSNCDRDILTVTQGLLSVPTRMVWHQETDIHDLDLVIVPGGFSYGDYLRCGAIAQFSPIMNSVIEHAKQGKYVLGICNGFQILTEVGLLPGALIRNRKLHFICDRVLVKVERNQTIWTQKYQNQQVITLPVAHGEGCYYADDDTLQALEDRDRVLFRYCSPSGEINAEHNLNGSMNNIAGIVNQQGNVLGMMPHPERASDRAIGGTDGLALFQGLLNSMAVF; this is encoded by the coding sequence ATGAAATTTGGGGTTATAGTTTTTCCTGGCTCAAATTGCGATCGCGATATTTTGACGGTAACTCAAGGCCTATTATCTGTACCTACCCGCATGGTATGGCACCAAGAAACCGATATCCACGATCTCGATCTAGTTATTGTTCCAGGCGGCTTTAGCTACGGCGATTATCTGCGCTGTGGTGCTATTGCACAGTTTTCTCCCATAATGAACAGCGTCATCGAACACGCTAAACAGGGTAAATATGTTTTAGGCATCTGCAATGGTTTTCAAATACTTACAGAAGTCGGTTTGTTACCAGGGGCATTAATTCGCAATCGTAAACTTCATTTTATCTGCGATCGCGTTTTAGTTAAAGTCGAACGTAATCAGACGATTTGGACTCAGAAGTATCAAAATCAACAAGTAATTACTTTGCCTGTTGCTCATGGGGAAGGCTGCTACTACGCCGATGATGATACTTTACAAGCTTTAGAAGATCGCGATCGGGTATTGTTCCGCTACTGTAGTCCATCGGGAGAAATCAACGCCGAGCATAATCTTAATGGTTCGATGAATAATATAGCGGGAATTGTCAATCAGCAGGGCAATGTATTGGGCATGATGCCTCATCCAGAGCGAGCTTCAGATCGGGCGATTGGCGGTACGGATGGTTTAGCTTTGTTTCAAGGATTACTGAACTCAATGGCTGTTTTCTAG
- a CDS encoding D-hexose-6-phosphate mutarotase, which translates to MNIEQLNADYGIVNKVKFIEGKGGFPVIEISNEYAQATISVYAAQVLSFKPVNQSEIMFLSSQAYHQSGKAIKGGTPICWPWFGPDPEAKGRSSHGFVRNRLWQMRDVVSTQDGATQVIMGLVDTAETREIWDYSFDVEIAITVGSSLTIKLITQNTGQETFSLTQALHTYFQIADINQVAVLGLEGKTYLDKVDGGQQKTQAGTVTFSGECDRIYLDVPSELVIEDPVGNRNIKVTATNSKTAIVWNPGADISANMADLGDRDYMNFVCVETANAANEIIEVAAGDHYKIAANYAVEKP; encoded by the coding sequence ATGAATATCGAGCAATTAAACGCGGATTACGGCATTGTCAACAAAGTTAAGTTTATTGAGGGTAAAGGTGGCTTTCCCGTCATCGAGATTAGCAACGAATACGCCCAAGCTACAATCTCGGTTTATGCAGCTCAGGTATTGTCTTTTAAACCTGTCAACCAATCAGAAATCATGTTTTTGAGTAGCCAAGCCTATCACCAGTCGGGTAAAGCAATCAAAGGCGGTACGCCGATTTGTTGGCCCTGGTTTGGCCCCGATCCTGAAGCTAAAGGACGCTCTAGTCATGGTTTTGTGCGTAATCGACTGTGGCAAATGCGCGATGTGGTTAGTACCCAAGACGGGGCAACTCAGGTGATAATGGGGCTGGTAGATACGGCAGAAACGAGAGAAATTTGGGACTATAGTTTTGATGTCGAGATCGCCATTACCGTCGGTAGTTCCTTAACCATAAAATTAATTACCCAGAACACAGGGCAAGAGACTTTTTCGCTTACTCAGGCTTTACATACTTATTTCCAAATTGCCGATATTAATCAGGTAGCGGTATTAGGTTTAGAAGGTAAGACTTATCTGGATAAAGTCGATGGTGGGCAACAAAAAACTCAGGCTGGTACAGTTACTTTTTCAGGAGAATGCGATCGCATTTATTTAGATGTTCCGTCAGAGTTAGTCATTGAGGATCCCGTAGGGAACAGAAACATCAAAGTTACCGCCACTAATAGCAAGACAGCGATCGTCTGGAATCCCGGGGCAGATATTTCGGCGAACATGGCGGATTTAGGCGATCGAGACTACATGAACTTTGTCTGTGTCGAAACTGCTAACGCTGCTAATGAAATTATTGAAGTCGCTGCTGGCGATCATTACAAAATAGCTGCTAACTACGCTGTCGAAAAGCCTTAA
- a CDS encoding ShlB/FhaC/HecB family hemolysin secretion/activation protein, with amino-acid sequence MLIPNNFWRKLESNYSNKVKLSIPLLAIAATLSGLQPLNAEETNVIAQDFDDIPEQIVVKSFDVVGSSIFSKQELDRAVKSYRNRPLTLPELFQARSAITKLYTEKGYVSSGAYIPPQKLNNGTITIAVLEGQLEAIKVSGTEDLSSNYISSRIEAAAGKPINIDTLLSALQLLRLDPLINNVSAELSAGIRPGTSLLEIEIQEADVFNIATSLNNNRSPSVGTSERSIGINHGNLLGYGDRFNFEYANTNGSNALNFAYSLPINSRNGTIEAAYGNNSNDVIEQPFTALDIESKSRYYELSLRQPIIQQPTQEFALGISLTRTESETFLLEDSFQLSPGANEEGETRISAIRLFQEFVKRNEKEVLAFRSQFSLGVDVLNPTINDDGEPDSTFLAWRGQSQWVRRLNDRDFLLLLRGDAQLSGGSLVPLEQFRLGGANSARGYRQDLSLADNGLFASAELRIPVLRFKQIDGLVQIAPFFDVGTVWNSDDVEITNSTLPSLGVGLNFSLGENFNARLDWGIPLSTVEAENSSLQEDGIYFSLDSNFF; translated from the coding sequence ATGTTGATTCCCAATAATTTTTGGCGCAAGTTAGAATCAAATTACTCCAATAAAGTTAAACTATCAATTCCTCTACTTGCGATCGCAGCTACGCTTTCAGGGTTACAGCCATTGAATGCCGAAGAAACAAATGTTATTGCCCAAGATTTTGATGATATTCCTGAGCAAATTGTCGTCAAAAGCTTTGATGTGGTTGGCAGCAGTATTTTTAGTAAACAAGAACTAGATCGAGCCGTTAAATCTTATCGTAATCGCCCTTTAACCTTACCAGAGTTATTTCAAGCCAGAAGCGCAATTACTAAACTCTATACTGAAAAAGGATACGTTAGTTCAGGAGCTTATATTCCTCCCCAAAAATTAAATAATGGCACGATTACAATTGCCGTCTTAGAAGGACAACTCGAAGCGATTAAAGTCTCAGGAACAGAAGATCTTTCTTCTAATTACATTTCGTCTCGAATAGAAGCAGCGGCAGGAAAACCGATTAATATTGATACCTTGCTATCTGCTTTGCAATTATTACGTCTCGATCCCTTAATTAATAATGTCTCTGCCGAACTCTCGGCAGGAATCCGCCCAGGAACCAGCTTGCTGGAAATTGAAATTCAAGAGGCGGATGTATTTAATATTGCCACTAGCTTGAATAATAATAGATCTCCCAGCGTCGGCACTAGCGAAAGATCGATTGGAATTAACCACGGTAATTTATTAGGATATGGCGATCGATTTAACTTTGAGTATGCCAACACCAATGGCAGTAATGCTTTAAATTTTGCCTACAGTTTACCCATTAACTCGAGAAATGGCACGATTGAGGCAGCTTATGGCAACAATTCCAACGACGTAATCGAACAACCCTTTACTGCTCTCGATATTGAATCTAAATCTCGCTATTATGAGCTAAGTCTACGTCAACCCATTATACAGCAGCCGACCCAAGAATTCGCTCTCGGCATAAGCCTAACCCGTACTGAAAGCGAGACTTTTCTATTAGAAGATAGTTTTCAGCTTTCCCCTGGTGCTAATGAGGAGGGAGAAACGAGAATTAGTGCGATTAGATTATTTCAAGAGTTTGTCAAACGCAACGAAAAAGAGGTGTTGGCTTTTCGTTCTCAATTTAGTCTTGGGGTAGATGTTCTTAATCCCACGATTAATGATGATGGTGAGCCTGACAGTACTTTTTTAGCTTGGCGCGGACAAAGCCAATGGGTAAGACGCTTGAACGATCGAGACTTTTTGTTGCTATTGCGAGGAGATGCTCAACTATCGGGTGGTAGCTTAGTACCCCTAGAGCAATTTAGATTGGGTGGTGCTAATAGTGCCAGAGGTTATCGCCAGGATCTTAGTTTAGCAGACAATGGCTTATTTGCTTCAGCCGAACTGCGGATACCAGTATTGAGATTCAAACAAATTGATGGGTTAGTGCAAATCGCCCCTTTCTTTGATGTAGGAACAGTTTGGAATAGTGATGATGTTGAAATTACCAATTCCACCTTGCCTTCTTTGGGAGTTGGCTTAAACTTTTCGCTGGGTGAGAATTTTAACGCCCGTTTAGATTGGGGGATTCCTTTGTCAACGGTAGAGGCAGAAAACAGTTCTTTACAGGAAGATGGAATTTATTTTTCGCTTGATTCTAATTTTTTCTGA
- the dprA gene encoding DNA-processing protein DprA, protein MEQERAYWLAWSQINGIGAVTLKKIYQHFGSLEKAWNAPAIAFAEIDGLGNKFVTAIQQKRIKHYPAELITQHLIQNPQFWIPAETAYPRLLLEIPSPPPLLYYLGQVEPAENQGIKPMIGIVGTRNPTEYGKRWTRKITQALVSHGFGIVSGMAAGIDTVAHQACLEANGRTIAVLGTGVDTVYPYSNRSLYQRLIEQGLIVSEYPAQTPPDRNHFPARNRIIAGLCRAVLIMEAPQRSGALITARFANDFCRDVYVLPGSLDNTQALGCLALLNSGAHIVLGIENLLEMLGTMPCLDRIASISSQPIPDLNPELEKIYRLLDRESVPIDSIVEQTGLDISEVLSALSQLELMDLVLQLPGMRYQIKN, encoded by the coding sequence ATGGAACAAGAACGAGCTTATTGGTTAGCCTGGTCACAAATTAACGGCATTGGCGCGGTTACTCTCAAAAAGATCTATCAGCACTTTGGTTCGCTGGAAAAGGCTTGGAATGCACCAGCGATCGCCTTTGCCGAAATTGATGGTCTAGGGAATAAGTTTGTTACTGCTATACAACAAAAAAGAATCAAACACTATCCCGCAGAATTAATCACTCAACATCTAATCCAAAATCCCCAGTTTTGGATACCAGCAGAGACGGCATATCCACGACTACTGTTAGAGATTCCTAGTCCACCACCGCTGCTTTACTATTTAGGGCAGGTTGAGCCAGCCGAAAATCAAGGCATCAAGCCAATGATCGGCATTGTAGGAACTCGCAACCCCACAGAATACGGCAAACGCTGGACGAGAAAAATTACCCAGGCATTAGTCAGTCATGGCTTTGGGATTGTATCGGGCATGGCGGCAGGAATCGATACCGTGGCGCATCAAGCCTGCTTAGAAGCTAATGGTAGAACGATCGCGGTTTTAGGCACGGGAGTAGATACAGTTTATCCTTACAGTAATCGTAGTCTTTATCAGCGATTAATCGAGCAAGGCTTGATAGTTAGTGAATATCCTGCCCAAACCCCACCAGATCGCAATCATTTTCCTGCACGTAATCGCATCATTGCCGGTTTGTGTCGCGCCGTTTTAATTATGGAAGCCCCTCAGCGTTCAGGTGCTTTGATTACGGCTCGTTTTGCCAATGATTTTTGTCGCGATGTTTATGTTCTGCCTGGCTCTTTAGATAATACTCAAGCTTTGGGATGTTTGGCACTGCTCAATTCTGGAGCGCACATAGTTTTGGGCATTGAAAACTTACTAGAAATGTTAGGCACAATGCCTTGTTTAGATCGTATTGCGTCTATTTCTAGCCAACCCATACCAGATTTAAACCCAGAATTAGAAAAGATATATCGCCTGCTCGATCGAGAGTCTGTTCCCATAGATTCAATTGTCGAGCAAACAGGATTGGACATCAGCGAAGTTTTATCGGCTTTATCCCAGCTAGAGTTAATGGATTTGGTATTACAGCTACCAGGAATGCGCTACCAAATTAAAAATTAA
- a CDS encoding GIY-YIG nuclease family protein has product MESKNTSLEHQNVPIAHEGLHSFLYSSDNEHNADSSNSTINSDGTTIVAVSEWSEQIENTKVAGVYAVIDGDRIYQYIGYSRDVLRSLKGHIAQNGTQVCTFIRVKTFKFPKRQAMEELKDNWIAELDYIPVGNTGKSGTWASTIGETAQATMTEGEKNTYESKKLKLRKAMADATLIDELTAQDTQSEAEIQRRQKLEAAVENDDWSSVIESQQQ; this is encoded by the coding sequence GTGGAATCGAAAAATACTTCTCTCGAACATCAAAACGTTCCTATTGCTCATGAAGGGTTACATAGCTTTCTGTATAGTTCTGACAATGAACACAATGCCGATAGTTCTAACTCAACGATTAATTCTGATGGAACAACGATAGTTGCGGTTTCGGAGTGGTCAGAACAGATCGAAAATACTAAGGTTGCAGGCGTTTATGCGGTTATCGACGGCGATCGCATTTATCAGTATATTGGCTATTCTCGAGATGTTCTGCGTTCTCTTAAAGGACACATTGCCCAAAACGGTACACAAGTTTGCACCTTTATCCGTGTCAAAACTTTTAAGTTCCCCAAACGTCAAGCCATGGAAGAACTAAAAGATAATTGGATAGCTGAGTTAGATTACATCCCTGTGGGAAATACAGGTAAGAGTGGAACATGGGCTAGTACAATCGGTGAGACTGCTCAAGCAACTATGACAGAAGGTGAGAAAAATACTTATGAGTCAAAGAAGCTGAAGCTGCGTAAAGCAATGGCAGATGCCACTTTAATCGATGAGTTAACCGCGCAGGATACTCAAAGCGAAGCAGAAATTCAGCGTCGGCAAAAACTTGAAGCAGCAGTTGAAAATGATGATTGGAGTTCTGTGATTGAATCTCAACAGCAATAG
- a CDS encoding CBS domain-containing protein, which produces MDIILCHQTVDFDALGSAIGLSRLKSGAKIVLTGGAHPTVKNFLALYRDEFNFVEMRSITVEAIANIYIVDTQKSDRLGAAADWLTLPNVQRIEVFDHHVDLESDIAVSEIYTEAVGAITTYIAELLQQQNITLTPSEATAMALGIHADTGSLTFDQTTPRDAKAIAWLMEQSANVSIIAEYNEPGLSNQLQDLFKEALDRLQRTSFHGYTLASVLLQTDKFVAGLATLTARLIELTQSDVLLLGHQFPKREGHKLVVIGRSRLPETNLNELFEPFGGGGHAQAASMTISTKQPEQIFEDLLTQLQLQIPQPPTARDLMSSPVRTIRPDTTIEQAQRILFRYGHSGLSIVNESDRLVGIISRRDLDLAIHHGFNHAPVKGYMSRNLKTIIPDTLLPEIQSIMVTYDVGRLPVIESGELIGIVTRTDVLRQLHDRLYDEQIETASKKNLTFHLLPTLQNRLKPAIWQLLQQVTQATLARGWNLYLVGGGVRDVLLTSDSEPLLLQDIDLVVDGDHRSADDRAGVELAEVIQQMYPEASVAIHGEFQTAALTWHQDPVLGNLLVDIATARTEFYPYPAANPQVEASSIRQDLYRRDFTINALAVRLTPPKRGEFSRKGDLLDFFGGLLDLRSRLIRVLHANSFIEDPTRIYRAVRFAVRLNFTIEPQTEEYIRYAIESGVYERLRISDRQTPALTTRLRAELKYILQAQYGQPALQLLDKLKALSCLHQDLTLTPALKWQIHCVSKWLSCLEPQTTDLWLIRLEALIAHLAPPSRIMVANNLQLPKDSLQRLQQLEILESEVATQLAQSNSPSQIYQLLHSYKPLGLILFAARSNKQIRRLVWQYITNLSQVKPLLNGNDLKTLGFKPGPLYKQILADVLAATLDRRICDRAKAVEYVKSKYI; this is translated from the coding sequence ATGGATATAATTCTCTGCCATCAAACTGTAGACTTTGACGCTTTGGGTTCGGCGATTGGTTTATCTCGGCTTAAATCGGGAGCGAAAATTGTTTTAACTGGAGGCGCACACCCCACAGTCAAAAATTTTTTGGCATTATATCGAGATGAGTTTAACTTTGTCGAAATGCGTAGTATTACCGTTGAAGCGATCGCCAATATTTATATTGTCGATACCCAAAAAAGCGATCGCCTCGGCGCAGCAGCCGACTGGTTAACTTTACCCAATGTGCAGCGAATTGAGGTGTTCGATCATCATGTCGATCTTGAATCAGACATTGCTGTAAGCGAGATTTATACCGAAGCAGTTGGGGCAATTACGACTTACATCGCTGAATTATTACAGCAGCAAAATATTACTCTAACGCCTTCTGAAGCTACAGCAATGGCTTTAGGCATCCATGCCGATACAGGCTCTTTGACCTTCGATCAAACTACCCCTCGTGATGCTAAAGCGATCGCCTGGTTGATGGAGCAGTCGGCAAACGTTTCCATTATTGCTGAATACAATGAACCAGGATTATCTAATCAGCTACAAGACTTATTCAAGGAGGCTTTAGATCGTCTTCAGCGCACCAGTTTCCATGGCTATACGCTGGCTTCAGTCTTATTACAGACAGATAAATTTGTGGCTGGTTTGGCGACTTTAACGGCAAGATTAATTGAGCTAACCCAAAGCGATGTCTTATTATTAGGTCATCAATTTCCCAAAAGGGAGGGACACAAACTAGTAGTAATCGGGCGATCGCGTTTGCCAGAAACTAATCTCAATGAGCTTTTCGAGCCTTTCGGTGGTGGAGGCCATGCTCAAGCAGCTTCAATGACAATCTCCACCAAGCAACCCGAACAAATTTTTGAGGACTTGTTAACTCAATTACAGTTACAAATTCCCCAGCCTCCTACCGCCAGGGATCTGATGTCTTCTCCCGTCAGAACTATTCGTCCTGACACCACTATCGAACAGGCACAAAGAATTTTATTTCGCTATGGTCATTCTGGGCTATCAATTGTTAATGAAAGCGATCGCCTAGTTGGGATTATCTCTCGTCGTGATTTAGATTTAGCCATCCATCATGGCTTTAATCATGCTCCTGTTAAAGGCTATATGAGCCGAAATCTCAAGACAATTATTCCCGATACGCTTTTGCCTGAAATACAGTCAATCATGGTAACTTACGACGTAGGTAGACTACCCGTAATTGAATCAGGAGAGTTGATTGGCATTGTGACTCGTACTGATGTTCTACGTCAGCTACACGATCGACTTTATGATGAACAAATCGAGACAGCTAGCAAAAAGAATTTAACTTTTCACCTATTACCTACTCTCCAAAACCGTTTAAAACCTGCAATTTGGCAACTCCTTCAGCAAGTAACCCAAGCTACATTAGCTAGAGGCTGGAATCTGTATTTAGTCGGCGGCGGAGTTCGAGATGTTTTACTCACTAGCGATAGTGAACCGCTACTGTTGCAGGATATTGATTTAGTAGTTGATGGCGATCATCGTTCTGCTGACGATCGCGCGGGGGTAGAATTAGCCGAGGTGATTCAACAAATGTACCCTGAAGCAAGCGTTGCCATACATGGGGAATTTCAAACCGCAGCCTTAACTTGGCATCAAGATCCAGTCTTAGGCAATCTTCTAGTAGATATTGCCACTGCACGTACCGAATTTTATCCCTATCCCGCAGCTAATCCTCAAGTAGAAGCCAGTTCAATTCGTCAGGATTTATATCGCCGAGATTTTACGATTAATGCTCTGGCTGTGCGTCTGACTCCACCCAAACGAGGAGAATTTTCGCGCAAAGGAGATTTATTAGACTTCTTTGGCGGTTTATTAGATTTGCGATCGCGCCTGATTCGCGTGCTTCATGCCAATAGCTTTATTGAAGATCCAACCCGTATCTATCGTGCAGTCAGATTTGCGGTACGTTTGAACTTTACTATTGAACCCCAGACAGAAGAATATATCCGCTATGCAATTGAAAGCGGGGTATACGAACGGTTGAGAATTAGCGATCGCCAAACTCCTGCTTTAACTACTAGACTAAGAGCAGAATTGAAATATATTCTCCAGGCTCAATATGGTCAACCTGCACTACAGTTGCTTGACAAGCTAAAAGCTTTGAGCTGTTTACATCAAGACTTAACCTTGACTCCCGCCTTAAAGTGGCAGATACATTGCGTTTCTAAATGGTTATCTTGTCTTGAACCCCAAACTACCGATCTTTGGTTGATTAGACTAGAAGCTTTAATTGCTCATTTAGCTCCACCTTCAAGGATTATGGTGGCAAATAATTTGCAGCTGCCCAAGGATAGCCTGCAACGACTCCAACAGCTAGAAATATTAGAAAGTGAGGTTGCAACTCAGCTAGCTCAAAGTAATTCTCCTAGCCAAATTTATCAGTTATTGCACTCATATAAACCTTTGGGTTTAATTTTGTTTGCAGCTAGAAGCAATAAGCAGATTCGTCGCTTAGTTTGGCAATATATTACTAACTTATCTCAAGTAAAACCTCTGTTGAACGGTAACGACTTGAAAACCCTAGGTTTCAAACCAGGGCCATTATATAAACAGATTTTAGCTGATGTTTTGGCTGCTACTCTCGATCGTCGGATATGCGATCGCGCTAAGGCGGTCGAGTATGTAAAATCTAAATATATCTAA